ACTTGAGCAATAAAAAGAAACCGGAATATCTCGCAGGAAGGTTTGCTGCAAAGGAGGCTTTTTCTAAGGCGCTAGGTACCGGAATTGGAGCGCATTTAAGCTTTCAGGATATTGTGACGGAAACCGATGATCGCGGGAAACCGACGCTTTTTTGCCAGAAGACAAAGGATAAGAAAATCCACCTTTCTATCACTCACACGAGGGAGTATGCAGCTGCACAAGTAATAATAGAAGAATAACAAGCTACGAAGATTTTTCAGGTTGTCAGGCTAGTCTGCATATTGCGTTCGCCCTCCTCATATATTGGAATGTGGACGAAGGGAGACAAGTTGCATTTACCTTGGCAAAGAACGCATCATGCGGCAAGCCAAGCGGGCGATTTCTTCCTTTTACAATCAATAGTGAAGAGGAGTTGGAAAAGGGTGAGAAAAAGCTTTGTTTTGCTTTTTATAGGACTGCTTGGTGTCATTCTTCTTTCTGCATGCGGTCAAAAGTCTCAGGATGAAGTAGTAAACGGCCTGGAAAAAAAGGTAAAAGAATATACTTCGTATAAAGCAACTGCGAAAATGGTAATTGAAACAGGAGAAGAGCCTCAGGAATACAAGGTAGAAATTTGGCATAAGAAGCCAGATTACTACAGAGTCTATTTAGAAAATTCTAAAAAAGATCAGCATCAGGTCATCCTTCGGAATGGCAACGGGGTGTTTGTCCTCACTCCGTCTCTCAATAAAAGCTTTCGTTTCCAAAGTGATTGGCCAACGAACAGCAGCCAGGTTTACTTGTTTGATTCCCTTGTAAACGACATTAAAAAAGACACAGAGGCAGAGTTTAGCACGAACGAAGAAAATTATGTGTTTGAAACGAAAACGAATTATCAGCATAATCAATCGCTGCCTGTTCAAGAAATCGTTTTAAATAAAAAAAATCTTGCTCCAAAATCAGTAAAAGTCATGGACACGGACCGTAAAGAGATGGTTAAAGTTGATTTTGAAAAGTTTGCCTTCGACGAACCGCTTGAAAAGGAATCGTTTGATGAGAAGAAAAATATGACTCTTTCCCATATGGATATAGCTACGAGTGCAGAAGCCTCTGATGATTTTGCTGTTGCCGCTCCGGTGTATTTGCCTGAAGGAACGGAAAAGCTGGAAGAAAAAGAAATATCAACGGCAGATGGAAAACGGATCATTACGACATATGGCGGAAAGCATTCATTTACGTTAATACAAGAAAAAGCACGTGTCGCGCAATCCGCGGCATCTGTTACAGCAAGCGGAAACCCGGTTGATCTCGGGTTTGCGATCGGCGCCTTAACAGACAATTCAGTTTCTTGGACGTATGACGGAGTGGAGTATTTGCTTGCGTCTGATAATATCGAGCAGGAAGAGCTTGTTCAAATAGCGAAGAGCGTGTATGGACAGTCTACAAAATAGCAGGCGGAGCTTTCGCCTGTTTTTTTAGTTCTGAATTGGACGAGTCAGGATATAGTAGCATTGTTCGTCGTAACCACCACTGAATCAAGGTTCACTTTATCCTTTCTTTCTAGTATGATTGGATTAGAAATTCACGTACTAGGAAGTGTCAGCATGATTGGAAACAGTTTTTACAGAGATACATGGGCGGAAATAGACCTTTCAGCCATAGAAGAAAATATTTTAAGTATGAAGCATCACATTGGCAGCTCAGTTGATCTCATTGCTGTAGTGAAAGCAAATGCATATGGGCACGGAGACGCCCAAGTGGCAAATACGGCTCTATCGGCGGGAGCAGCGATGCTTGCCGTTGCATTTTTGGATGAGGCATTAGCCCTTAGAAACCAGGGGATTACAGCTCCTATCTTGATTTTGGGTGCTGTACCACCTGAAGCTGTCAAGACTTGTGCTGACCAGAAGCTTACTGTGACTGCCTACTCGAACGAATGGCTTAATGCGGCTGTTCCTTACTTGGAGGGAGCAACGCTTTTGTTCCATATGAAAATTGACTCAGGCATGGGCAGAATCGGTTTGAAAACAGAAAATGAAGTGTTGGAAATGACCCGTTTGGCAAATTCCCATGAAAACCTGCATTTAAAAGGCGTGTATACGCACTTTGCTACTGCGGACGAATTAGACACTGCCTATTTTCAAAAGCAGCTTACCTGCTTCAAAACGCTTATCCGTTCTCTGCCTCTGGATGACATTTTGGTACACTCCTCAAACAGTGCGGCAGGATTGCGGCATAAAGACTCATTGTTTAACGCTGTCCGTTTTGGCATAAGTATGTATGGTCTGTCTCCTTCTGAGGAAATGAAAAGCCTGCTTCCTTTTCCATTGCGGCAAGCTTTTACGCTTCACACAAAGCTTGTGCACGTTAAAAAAATTGCAAAAGGAGAAAGTGTCAGC
This window of the Bacillus gobiensis genome carries:
- the acpS gene encoding holo-ACP synthase, with translation MIIGIGIDLIELRRINDLIKRQEKFADRVLAEEELNIYKNLSNKKKPEYLAGRFAAKEAFSKALGTGIGAHLSFQDIVTETDDRGKPTLFCQKTKDKKIHLSITHTREYAAAQVIIEE
- a CDS encoding LolA family protein, with the translated sequence MRKSFVLLFIGLLGVILLSACGQKSQDEVVNGLEKKVKEYTSYKATAKMVIETGEEPQEYKVEIWHKKPDYYRVYLENSKKDQHQVILRNGNGVFVLTPSLNKSFRFQSDWPTNSSQVYLFDSLVNDIKKDTEAEFSTNEENYVFETKTNYQHNQSLPVQEIVLNKKNLAPKSVKVMDTDRKEMVKVDFEKFAFDEPLEKESFDEKKNMTLSHMDIATSAEASDDFAVAAPVYLPEGTEKLEEKEISTADGKRIITTYGGKHSFTLIQEKARVAQSAASVTASGNPVDLGFAIGALTDNSVSWTYDGVEYLLASDNIEQEELVQIAKSVYGQSTK
- the alr gene encoding alanine racemase, with product MIGNSFYRDTWAEIDLSAIEENILSMKHHIGSSVDLIAVVKANAYGHGDAQVANTALSAGAAMLAVAFLDEALALRNQGITAPILILGAVPPEAVKTCADQKLTVTAYSNEWLNAAVPYLEGATLLFHMKIDSGMGRIGLKTENEVLEMTRLANSHENLHLKGVYTHFATADELDTAYFQKQLTCFKTLIRSLPLDDILVHSSNSAAGLRHKDSLFNAVRFGISMYGLSPSEEMKSLLPFPLRQAFTLHTKLVHVKKIAKGESVSYGATYTAKQDEWLGTMPIGYADGWLRKLSGSEVLIDGIRQKTAGRICMDQMMVTLPEALPVGTKVTLIGTQGDEMITIDEIASRLDTINYEIPCTITSRVPRMFLKNGSIMEIRNSLLSDV